The sequence below is a genomic window from Methylotuvimicrobium sp. KM2.
CATTGAGAAGGGTTAGGCGTATTTCGTCAAACAACAAATCGGGCCCCTTTCTCGGCAGCGAATTTGCATTCGAGGATTTGACATCATTTGAAATTCCGAAATATCAATACCGCTACCTTCGTGACGAAGCAGTAGACGGCATTGATTGCTTCGTTGTCGAGCTTGACCCTCAGTATGAACATTCCGGATATACCCGGCAGATATCGTGGATAGACAAAGAACGCTATATTCCAATAAAAGTCGAATATTACGACAGAAGAAATGCCCTATTGAAGACGCTAGAAAACAAAGATTATCGTCAACATCTCGACCAATACTGGCGTGCACACGATATGTTGATGACCAATCATCAAAACGGCAAAAGCACTAGCTTATTGATCGAGAGCATCGAATTTCGAACGGGACTCACCGAGCGCGATTTCGATCAAAATACTTTAAAGCGCGCGCGCTAGTTTTCAATTATACTTTGTCGAACCTGCTTGGAAATTGTATAAGATTTTAGCGAATTAGCGCCATTATTTAAATTATTGTCGTAATTCCCATCGTTCCCAAGCTTTGCGTCACTACCATTAAATTAACGTAAACCGTCACTGACCTCGTTCCCACGGAGGACCGCTCATCGTTATACATAAGTCAAAAATTACCCTTTTGCAAATCTTAACCAATGAGACCTCGATACCATTTTTCGTCGCCCAACGTCCCGACTTCGAAATCGCGATCTGGGGATCGCTCCCACAGAGCCTCCGGCCCCTTGTGGGAGCGACGCCTTCGTCGCGATTTCGAAGCCACTGATGTTCAATATCCGCAGATTTATCAAACAGCACCGCTTCCAAGTATACGGCGGCCTCTGTTTAGCAAGTTTACCGATACTTGTGTATAAAGGCGAGCGAAGGACCGTGGGAAGCAGAAACAATAAAGGGTGGGCTAAACAATTACGATACAAGCAAACGCAAGAAGCATATTAGGCAACAACACTTAAAATCTTATGCGCAACACCCGACTTAAATATATTAGCTTGGCAACTTGCTTGGTAATTTCGGAAGCTGATGCACAACAAATGTTGTTGGATTCGGTTGCCTATCAATCTAATCCCCGTCAAGCCTTGATAGATCTTAGCATCGTCCCCACGCCCCCCCCTGAAAACCGAAAAACGCCCGAATTCAAGGCCTTTTTCCTCGACAATCCGCCTCGCCTTGTAATTGATGTAAAAAACCTGAAATCTTCGGCACCGCTTAACCAGCCGGCTGTCGATCATCCGTATTTTCAACGTTTACGCAGCGCGCCTCGAAATAAAAACGATTTCCGGCTGGTATACGATTTAAAAAATCAAACCGGCACACACGGATACACTGTCGATACGAATTCAAACGCTCACGGCTCGTATCTGATCACCCTAACAGACACAAGGGATTTAGCCCAGGGACACAAACCGCTCACATTGGCTCCGTCAAATTATGCGGACTCAAGCGGCGAACTCCAAAAATACGATTTAACCGCACCCCAACAATCGGCAAACGAATCGTATCCTAATAACTTTAAAGAAAACCGCATCGGTGCATCGAGCGACGAATCGTTTTTTAACGACTTGATATCCGATTGGGAAATTTCCGGCTATGCCGAAGTGGAAAGCCTGGGCTTTTTTCAAACCCCGCAAGACAACCAACAACATAGCCACTATATTTCCGGTGCGATAAACCCCGAACTCTACCGAAGCTGGGATAACGGATCGCAAAGCTTTACTTTCTCGCCCTTTTATCGCTACTCTCAACACGACAGCCGCCGTACCCATTTCGATATCCGCGAACTGACGTGGCTAAAAGCCGCCTACGATTGGGAGCTGCGGGTCGGCTTCCGCCAAGTATTTTGGGGCGTCACCGAAGGTTTTCATTTGATCGACATCATCAATCAAGCCGATTTTGTCGAAAACATCGACGGCGAACAAAAACTCGGCCAGCCGATGATTAACCTAGCCTTGATTCAAGACTGGGGCACCATCGATTTGTTTTTATTGACCGGCTTCCGCGAAAGAACCTTTGCAGGACACGAAGGCCGCTTAAGAACGCACCCGGTAACCTCAGTCGGGAACGCCCAATTTGAAAGAGAAGGCGTCGAGAAACACTTGGCTTACGCCGCGAGATATTCTCATTCTTTCGGCGACTGGGATGTGGGGCTCGCTCATTTTTACGGCACTGCCCGCCAACCGACGATGCTGCCTCGCTTCAATCAGTTAGGCGAAATTGAACGAATCATCCCGCTTTATGAAAACATCAATCAAACCAGCATCGATGTACAAACGATCAAAGGCAGCTGGCTATGGAAACTCGAAGCGTTAATGCGTTCGGGACAAGGAGACCGATTCTATGCAGCGACCGGCGGCGTCGAATATACATTCTTCGACCTCTTCGAATCGGGCGTCGACCTAGGCCTGATAGCTGAATACATGTACGACAGCCGTGGCTACAATAATTTTCAGGCATTGACCCAGCAAGCCCTATTTCAAGACGATTTCTTAGCCGCAATTCGTCTGGGCTTTAACGATATTCAAAACACCCAGCTGCTTGCCGGCGTCATTTTCGATCGCACTCAAAACTCTAAAATATACAACATCGAAGCCAGTCGGCGCATTGGCAACGATTGGACCGCGGATCTTCAACTCCGTCTGTTTCGCGGCATCCCGGTCACCGATCCGTTAATCATGTTCAGCGCCGACGACCACGTTCGCTTTCAGCTTAGATACCATTTTTAGGCTTATCGAAATATGATCATCGTAGATGAAAATTCGGCCTCGGGGTGCACGGTTCACACCCTACGGCTTGTCTAGTTTTTGCACAAGCCGGGTCGGCTTTACTCGTTCCCTCGCTCCAGCGTGGGAATGCATACCGATGTTTCCGTGCCGGCATGGGTTTCGTGCTTGTACTAGGCTTCGGTATGGGTTCCCGCGGAGGACCGTGGGAACCAGACATAATTACTCGTTCCCGCGCTCCAGCGTGGGAATGCATACCGGTGTTTCCGTGCCGGCATGGGTTTCGTGCTTGTACTAGGATTCGGTATGGGTTCCCACGGAGGACCGTGGGAACCAGACATAATTACTCGTTCCCTCGCTCCAGCGTGGGAATGCATATCGGTGTTTCCGTGCCGACATGGGTTTCGTGCTTGTACTAGGCCTCTGTATGGGTTCCCACGGAGGACCGTGGGAACCAGGCATAATGGGTAATTTTCATTACCTTAGGGGCCCTCTAAGTTTAAGACGCTTTAAGCAATGTTTGAACGATTTTTTCGCAGGCATGCCCGTCGCCGTAGGGGTTGTGCGCTTTGGACATGCGCGCGT
It includes:
- a CDS encoding outer membrane lipoprotein-sorting protein, encoding MINILLLLGLFFITTPSLAQNDQEKGLQIIEEMVERDKGWQDSQAEMKMILRTRSGSEAIRLLRINTLEVTGDGDKSLTIFDSPGDVRGTAFLSYTHALEPDDQWLYLPALRRVRRISSNNKSGPFLGSEFAFEDLTSFEIPKYQYRYLRDEAVDGIDCFVVELDPQYEHSGYTRQISWIDKERYIPIKVEYYDRRNALLKTLENKDYRQHLDQYWRAHDMLMTNHQNGKSTSLLIESIEFRTGLTERDFDQNTLKRAR
- a CDS encoding AMIN domain-containing protein; its protein translation is MRNTRLKYISLATCLVISEADAQQMLLDSVAYQSNPRQALIDLSIVPTPPPENRKTPEFKAFFLDNPPRLVIDVKNLKSSAPLNQPAVDHPYFQRLRSAPRNKNDFRLVYDLKNQTGTHGYTVDTNSNAHGSYLITLTDTRDLAQGHKPLTLAPSNYADSSGELQKYDLTAPQQSANESYPNNFKENRIGASSDESFFNDLISDWEISGYAEVESLGFFQTPQDNQQHSHYISGAINPELYRSWDNGSQSFTFSPFYRYSQHDSRRTHFDIRELTWLKAAYDWELRVGFRQVFWGVTEGFHLIDIINQADFVENIDGEQKLGQPMINLALIQDWGTIDLFLLTGFRERTFAGHEGRLRTHPVTSVGNAQFEREGVEKHLAYAARYSHSFGDWDVGLAHFYGTARQPTMLPRFNQLGEIERIIPLYENINQTSIDVQTIKGSWLWKLEALMRSGQGDRFYAATGGVEYTFFDLFESGVDLGLIAEYMYDSRGYNNFQALTQQALFQDDFLAAIRLGFNDIQNTQLLAGVIFDRTQNSKIYNIEASRRIGNDWTADLQLRLFRGIPVTDPLIMFSADDHVRFQLRYHF